One Paramisgurnus dabryanus chromosome 8, PD_genome_1.1, whole genome shotgun sequence DNA window includes the following coding sequences:
- the LOC135771130 gene encoding uncharacterized protein, translating to MLFKDNNSLLHHAVASGDRESVRMVLDLGASVNCQSVKGYTPLIVGVLHKFYEICSLLTDRGADVNMCDADLWTALHYATQAGDERVTRLMLNNKAKADAKEKDGWTPLHLAAQNGRESIVRLLLRLLDGVDEQEGKCGRTALHMACLYGYVNIAKLLLANGAHINKTDYTQSTPLRLAAEEGHFRVVHLLVKSEANVNTVDERSYSPLHFAALKGYTGICRLLLNKGADPNIKTHQNWTAMHLAALKGHHETILVLEEYHGSVNAQGKDGWTPLHLACHHGQEEVVNVLLAAGADPNLAEDNSWTPLHLACNTSCFPVVLQLISHQANVNAQNNSQSTPLHLAVQQSNIPIIKALLMNNAQQWMLDSKGCTALTLAQRSNNREAVLLLDS from the coding sequence ATGCTCTTCAAGGACAACAATTCGCTCCTGCACCATGCTGTGGCGAGTGGTGACAGAGAAAGCGTGCGGATGGTCCTGGATCTGGGCGCTTCGGTGAACTGCCAGAGTGTGAAAGGCTACACCCCTCTGATCGTTGGTGTACTGCACAAGTTTTACGAGATCTGCAGCCTGCTGACCGACCGCGGGGCTGATGTCAACATGTGCGACGCTGACTTGTGGACCGCGCTGCATTATGCCACCCAGGCGGGAGATGAGAGAGTCACTCGCCTGATGTTAAACAATAAGGCGAAAGCCGATGCCAAAGAGAAGGACGGCTGGACGCCTTTGCACTTAGCTGCTCAGAATGGCCGCGAGAGCATAGTAAGGCTCCTGCTTCGACTCCTCGACGGTGTGGACGAGCAGGAGGGGAAGTGCGGGCGGACGGCGCTTCACATGGCCTGCCTGTATGGCTATGTAAATATCGCCAAGCTTCTGCTTGCCAACGGAGCTCACATAAACAAAACCGATTACACGCAATCAACTCCTCTGCGCCTGGCGGCAGAAGAGGGTCACTTCAGGGTGGTTCATTTGCTGGTGAAAAGCGAGGCCAATGTCAATACAGTTGATGAGCGAAGCTACAGTCCCCTTCATTTTGCTGCTCTGAAAGGTTACACGGGAATCTGCAGGCTCCTGCTGAATAAAGGAGCCGACCCCAATATCAAAACCCACCAGAACTGGACGGCCATGCACCTGGCAGCCCTGAAGGGCCACCACGAGACCATACTTGTATTGGAGGAGTACCACGGTTCAGTCAACGCCCAAGGGAAGGACGGCTGGACACCGCTTCATCTGGCCTGCCATCATGGGCAGGAGGAGGTGGTCAACGTGTTGCTGGCAGCAGGTGCTGACCCTAACCTAGCTGAGGATAACAGCTGGACACCTCTTCACTTGGCCTGTAACACTAGCTGCTTCCCAGTCGTGCTGCAGCTGATATCCCATCAAGCTAACGTGAACGCCCAGAATAACAGCCAGTCGACGCCGTTACATTTAGCCGTCCAGCAAAGCAACATTCCCATTATCAAAGCACTATTAATGAATAATGCACAGCAGTGGATGCTGGACTCGAAAGGATGCACTGCCTTAACCTTGGCCCAAAGGTCCAACAACAGAGAAGCAGTACTGTTACTAGACAGCTAG